From the Rhodopirellula islandica genome, the window TGCATTCGGGTCTCCGTGCCGCAATCCCACACCACGACATTTCCCCCCGTCTGTCCGTCTCGGCCATAGCGTCGGGTCCTCCACTCGGTTGACCACGCCGGCTAGTCGTAATGTTCGGCATAACCGAGCCTCGAACGAATGCGAATCCGGCTAGAAAGACGAGTTCGTTGAACAACGTTGGTTGACCTTGACGGTTATGGCAATTCAGGTCGTCCCAATCCAGATTTATGCACTTTCGATCTTGTGACCGAGCGCATTGCTTTGAGAAACTTGAGGCAGATTCGGAACTTTTCGTTTCGAAGTTTCCCGACCAATCGCTTCCGCCGCTGCAAGGATGCTCCGATGGCAATCGGCCCCCTGACCGACACCTCCACGTTGTCGATCGATCGCCTGTACGACCTCTACCACGCCATTGCTGAACGAGACCACGTGTTTCGTTTGCAATCTCAATACGGCAGCACGCCGCCTCCCAAGGGGCACTGCGAATTCCGTCCGCTGAGACGCCAAACGTTTGTGCAACGAGTGCTGCACTACGACTCGCTTCCGAGCGCGGTCGGTGCGGCTTTCCGAACACGATTGTCACGCCAAGCGGCAGCCTACGGCGTGGATCCCTTGAGCCAAACACTCAACAAAACCAACGCTGCCTGATGAACGATCGAGGCCAAATGCTTTGTCAGATTTTGCGTGCTGCCCACTGTCGTAGCACCCATCATCACTTCGCCCTGGACGCGACCGAATTGGTTCAAACCGATTCGGGGAAGCGTTTGGTTTCCCAATTGCGACGGCATCACACCCGCTATTTCAGCGGCGCCAAAGATCCCGACGTGCGTTTTCGTGATTTTCAAAATCACGTGGTTCACGTCGATGACGGCTACTGGGGCGGCGCACCTCGCGTCGCTCACCAGTGGTACGACCGACTGCAGCGGTACCTGCACCAATCACGTTTTGACGACGCCGCCCACGCCGCCGGTGTCCTCAGCCACTACGTGACCGACCCGATCCAGCCGCTGCACACAGCACAAACACCGATGGAAAAGGTTCTGCACCGTCCTATCGAATGGTGCATCACCCAAAATTACGCGGATCTGTTTGCTCAGTGGCAACAGGATCCGACACGAATCGTCTTCCAATTGTCCGACCAACCTGGCTGGCTCGGCGAAGCGATCCTGCAATCCGCTCGCTTGGCCCACAGTCACTACCAAACACTGCTGGACAACTTTGACTTGGCTGCGTCGGAATCCGATTCCAAACGCGGTCTGAATGAAGTTTCCCGCCGCATCATTTCTCAGTTGATCGGTCTGTCAGTGACCGGTCTGGCGAGAATCATCGAACGAGCCGCCTTCGATGCCGAACAACGCAGCGGTCGTCCCATTCCCACCGCGGGGCTGACCCTGCCAACGGTGCTGTCGACCATCCGGGTCCCCGACCGATTGTGGCTACGAAGGATCACGCACCAAACCGAGCGTGCCAAGGTCCAAATGCTGATCGATGAATTCCGACGCACCGGCGACGTGGAACAACACCTGCCCAGCGAAGTGCGTGTCCTGCAACGGGTGCGAGTGATCTACCATCGCGAAAAGGAGTACCGCCAAGCGAAGGCCAAATTGGCCGCCGCCCGCGAATCCTTGCTGGCCGCCGAAGAAACCGAGCGTCAATCTCAAACCGCTGAAGCGAACCTGTTGCCGTTTGTCAGCACCGAAGCCAACGTCCGCTTGCAGGTGACCGATCCGCTGGTGGATGCACCGTCGATCGGCAAAAAGACCGCCGCTCGGTTTGCCGGCATCGGCATTCACAGCGTGGGCGATTTTTTGAAAGCCGACGAGACAATGATGACACGTCGGTTGGACACGCGCTGGATCACGTTGGCCACGCTGCATGCCTGGCGTTGCCAGACGATGCTGATGTGCCAACTGCCATCCATGTTGGCTCGTGAAGTCCAACTGCTCGTGGGTGCCGGCTACATGACCACCGATGCACTCGCGAAAACCGATGCCACGACGTTGCATGCCGCGGTGGAAGCCTACGCGGCGACCTATTCGGGCCGCCGATACCTTCGTGGTGCCGAGCCTCCGACCATCGATCGACTGGAAGTCATGATCGGCGACGCCGCTCACGCGATGGTCAAACTCAAACGCGACAACGCGATGCACCGCGACGAATCGGGGAGCACCGATTCAAGCAAGGCGGATCAACGCACCAATCCCACGACCAATCAGGCGAGGCAGTCACCCCAGCGACGCGCCGCCTGATCGTCCGATCGAGACGCCAGCTCAATTGCTTGGCGTGACCTCAACTTCGATCATGCCGTCTTGGGCCATGGGCACCGGCTGAGCGATTTCCGACGTTGCCGGTGCAGGCTGCGTGGCTTCGTACGAAGTCGCTCCCATCGTCGACTGAACCGCGGTCGGATCAAACTGCCCCGACGTCAATGGGCGTGGTGCGGAGACCTTCTCGGGATGACGACGTGGTTCGAGGAATCGTCCCAGCTCATACGCATCGCGTTCGGCACCTGGGCACCAGGCTCCCTCGGTCAAGTTGACTTGGTTGTAAGCCAACAACGATCCCTTCTCTTGGTGAAAATCTCGAATGGCCAGGTTGTAGTCGCTGATCGAGCTGTAGAACTCCGATTCGCTGGTGACCACCTGCCGCTGGGCTTGCAACAAGAAGTTGATGTTGTCGGTCCCGTCACGATAGCGGCGACGCAGCACCTCCACCTGACGCAAATCCGCCAAGTAGCGGTTGTAATTGGTTTCCACCAATTCAAATGTCAGGTCAATGGAACGAGCCGCATCGGACAAATCGTGGCTGATCCGCAGTTCGGTTTCGGCCAGAACGGCACGTTCACGTTGCAGGTTCAGCTTGGCATGAGCCACGGCGGAACTGGCGGCACGCAATCCGATCGGCGCCAAAAACTCGACGCCGGCGGTCCACTCCTGGTAGTTCCCGCCCGTGATCGAATCGACCAAGTTGTCGTTGAGCCCTTGATCGCCAGGTCCGATCAAGTTGTCCCCCAAACCTCGCCAGCGGTATTGGCCGACGAAGTCCATTTGCGGTCGACGGTTCAAACGCGACGCCAGCAGTTCCATTTCACGGCGTTTGACCGTGTACTTTTGGCGACGCACTTCGACTCGGCGATCAAGCGCTTGTCCCAACGCACTTTGCCAATCAAACACGACTTTCGCGTTGAGTGGATCGGTGGTCGGACGCAACAAAGCACCGTCGGTCGCAGGCAAGCCAATCAGATAACGCAAGGCTTGTTCGCGAGCGTACAAACCGTTCTCGCCCGCCAAAGCGGATTTGACTTGAGCCTCGAATTGGTAGTACTGCGAACGAGCTTGAGCTTCCTCGTCACGCCGGCCCGTGCCGACTTCCAATCGCACCTGTTGGTACTGGAACGTTTGCAACGCCGATTCCCGGCCCTTCGCGGTCGCTTCCAACAATCGGTACGAAGTCGTCAGGTCCCAGTAGGCTTGCTCCACATCGGAAACCAACTGGATCACCGCGGCCTCGAAATCAGCCAAGGCAACGTCTTCGTTGACCCGAGCGATCAAAACTCCGTTGTACTGGCCGACCACGCCGTTGGCCCCAGCCGATCCCGCGATCCGGTTGTAAGTTGTCCCGGCACCTCGCATCAAAGGTTGACGGTACTCCGCTTCGAGGTAGCCAATGAAATCACTTTGGAACTGACGAAATGGTCGGTTGTTTCGGTCGTAACCAATGTTGCTCCGCAAAGCGAACTGGGCACCGGTGGCGGTGCGTTTGGACAGTTCGTTGGAGAACGTGGCTTGGGTGGCTTGAGAGGTGGTCGGTGTGAATGCCGCTCCCAAACCTGCCGAAGCGATGTTCTGGGGCTGATCCACTTTGTTCCAGAACAACGATTGGCTGTACTGAGCATCAAAGTTGGCCAGTGCCGCTTCCACACCGCCCAGCGGATCGGCGTTTGCCAGACCTGGCGTGAAGACCGTCGTCGCGGATGTTGGAGCACTCACCACCGTGCCACCAATCGTTCGCAGCACCGGGCTGGAACGCAACGCCTGCTGAACCGCTTGTTCGAGCGTCAGCTCGACGCTGGGCAAATTCGCGGGGTCTTCCAGCGTGTTGGGCTGAGCCGCGGAAACCGCCGCCGACACAACCGGCGTGGCACACTGGGCCACCTCGGGATACTCGATCCGCATCGCCGAATGGTCGTGGTACGACGTCTTGGTGTCGTGCGGACCGTCCGGGATTTTCTGCGCCCAATGGCATCCGCTGGTCAGCGTGGATGCCGCCACCGCGACGCCCAGCCATGAGGCCAAGCGACGACGACGGGTTTGTTTGCGCAAAGAGAGAGACGTTTGCCGATCCATGGCAATCTCGATTCCATATCAGGATGGTTCCCTCTGCTCGCACCGACATCCTTGTCAGTGCCCAGCCGCAGAGGCGGATAGTTTCGTTCACCAAATCACTCGGCCACTAAGGCAGAGCGATGATTCCGCCCGCAATCGCGGCGGCTTCAACCACAACAGCACGCCGTTCCAGCGGCGGTCGCTGCATCACGCAAGGTGCCGATGATCCAGCTCGGAAATAGCCCTTGCTGTAAACGATGTCACACGGTTCCTGAATCGTTGCCAGGTAAGGCAGCATCGGAATCGTCGTGAAGAACCGAGCCCCGGCGGCGATCGGTTGCATGCATCCCCATCGTTCGTGACCGTGTCGTTCCAACATTCGGTCTTCGAAGTACAACGGATGCGAATACGTGTTCGGTGCAGCCCAAGGCAAAACCGCTCCGGCCGCGACCATGCCACGAGCAAACGGTTCCTCGGGAAGAGGGATCACAACCCCGTCTTCTTGCGAGTCAAAATCGTCCGGCAAACGACCATTGCCAATCGACGACTTGTCCAACGACACCGCTCGCAGCGATGGCAACTCGATGCGGCCGTTGGTGACATCGGGCAACCGTTCGCTGATGAATGGTTGCGAGAACATGCCGCCCTCATCCTTTTCATCTTCTTTCGCGTCGGCAATGATCTCATCCCGCAACGACATTCGGTCCTTGTCGTTGTTGGCTTCTGCCCGATCGGTTTCCGCATCGTTGCGAAGCAGGTCCCGCAAACGTTGCCGGCGAGCTTCGTCAGCGTTCGCTGATTCCGCTTGGCTTGCCGCATCGGCAACCTCCGCCGCGTCAGCGACTTCATCATCATTGATCATCGCGAATCCGGCCGCGGCAAAAAAGCCACTGGGCAGCGACGCCACCTGGGCATCCGCGGCAGTCAATGCCAACGGATCGTCAGCAACGCTGACCGAGGCGGTCGAGACCAGACACCCAGACAAGACCCAAGCAAACGTTCGCCGACTTGGCTGAAGCCCTCGGATCCAACGCATCGTTTCGCTCAAACGCTTTGTCGAGATTTCGGCAAAATGTCTCGGTGTGCAGCGAAGTCCCCGCGTGCAGCGGAGTCTCAGCGTGGAGCGGAGTCTCAGCGTGGAGCGGAGTCTCAGCGTGGAGGGGAGTCTCAGCGTGGTGCGACGAAGCGAGGGGGCGTCACCAAACCACCAATCCCATGTAGATTCCAGCATTGCGGTCGTCTTCCTTGACGGGTCATGCAAAAAGTGAAAGCTCGTTCAAACAACGACCTTCCCGTGCATCCTTCGGGTCGTGACGAACACTCACTCCAAATCAGTTGAGCCTCCTGGCACAATTGCGCCGCTGGATCGACACAAATCCCGCACAACCCGCACAAACGGAACCAGACGCTTGACCGAAACCATGAGGGACCTCGATGACCCCCGGCTCTCGCCTTACCGCGATTTGCGGCATCGTGAAGCGGAGGAAGGATTCATCGCCGAAGGCAGCGTGGTCGTACGCCGTTTGTTGCAAAGCGATCTGGGGGTTCGGTCCGTGCTGATCCACGAGGGGCGTGAAGCAAAGTACTTGCCTCTGATTCCCAAAGGTGTGCCCGTCTACCTGATCGCCCGGGAACTCGGCAAACAGCTTGCTGGCTACGACTTTCACCGGGGCGTGCTGGCGCATGGTGTCAGCCCCACCATCCACCCGATGGAGGACTTTCGCGACACAGCCCAGCCATCATTGGCGTTGGCTCTGGTCGGCCTGAGCGATCCTGAAAACGTGGGCAGCCTGCTTCGTTCCGCCGCTGCGTTGGGCGTGCGAGACATTCTTCTGGGACCGCGAACAATCTCGCCGATGACACGACGCGTGATCCGAGTCAGCATGGCGTCGGTGTTTCGCCATCGCTTCTATCAATTTGACCAACCCGCCGAACAATTGCGTGACCTGGCGACCGCCGGATTCGCCTCGATCGCCACCCTGTTGGATGACACTGCGATTCCTCTGATTGATCTCCCCCAAGCGATCACGTCCAAGCGACGGATCTTGATCGTCGGCAACGAGGCCAAGGGCTTGCCACCCGAGGTTGCCAAAGCAGCCACCCACCGCAGCACGCTGCCGATGCGAAACAACACGGACAGTCTCAACGTGGGAGTCGCCTCAGCCATTTTCCTGTACGAGCTGACTCGAGCACAGGACGCCGATCATGAAAACGGCTGAAGTCCCACACTTGCTGTCGGCGTTGTTGCAGCAAGCGAAACAGCAACCCGACAAGGTCGCTGTGCTCGATTCCCGAACGGGAGATGCGACTTGCACCTGGGGTGAACTGGCCCGCAGGGTCAACACGAC encodes:
- a CDS encoding TrmH family RNA methyltransferase, whose protein sequence is MTETMRDLDDPRLSPYRDLRHREAEEGFIAEGSVVVRRLLQSDLGVRSVLIHEGREAKYLPLIPKGVPVYLIARELGKQLAGYDFHRGVLAHGVSPTIHPMEDFRDTAQPSLALALVGLSDPENVGSLLRSAAALGVRDILLGPRTISPMTRRVIRVSMASVFRHRFYQFDQPAEQLRDLATAGFASIATLLDDTAIPLIDLPQAITSKRRILIVGNEAKGLPPEVAKAATHRSTLPMRNNTDSLNVGVASAIFLYELTRAQDADHENG
- a CDS encoding DUF4332 domain-containing protein, which codes for MNDRGQMLCQILRAAHCRSTHHHFALDATELVQTDSGKRLVSQLRRHHTRYFSGAKDPDVRFRDFQNHVVHVDDGYWGGAPRVAHQWYDRLQRYLHQSRFDDAAHAAGVLSHYVTDPIQPLHTAQTPMEKVLHRPIEWCITQNYADLFAQWQQDPTRIVFQLSDQPGWLGEAILQSARLAHSHYQTLLDNFDLAASESDSKRGLNEVSRRIISQLIGLSVTGLARIIERAAFDAEQRSGRPIPTAGLTLPTVLSTIRVPDRLWLRRITHQTERAKVQMLIDEFRRTGDVEQHLPSEVRVLQRVRVIYHREKEYRQAKAKLAAARESLLAAEETERQSQTAEANLLPFVSTEANVRLQVTDPLVDAPSIGKKTAARFAGIGIHSVGDFLKADETMMTRRLDTRWITLATLHAWRCQTMLMCQLPSMLAREVQLLVGAGYMTTDALAKTDATTLHAAVEAYAATYSGRRYLRGAEPPTIDRLEVMIGDAAHAMVKLKRDNAMHRDESGSTDSSKADQRTNPTTNQARQSPQRRAA
- a CDS encoding TolC family protein, producing the protein MDRQTSLSLRKQTRRRRLASWLGVAVAASTLTSGCHWAQKIPDGPHDTKTSYHDHSAMRIEYPEVAQCATPVVSAAVSAAQPNTLEDPANLPSVELTLEQAVQQALRSSPVLRTIGGTVVSAPTSATTVFTPGLANADPLGGVEAALANFDAQYSQSLFWNKVDQPQNIASAGLGAAFTPTTSQATQATFSNELSKRTATGAQFALRSNIGYDRNNRPFRQFQSDFIGYLEAEYRQPLMRGAGTTYNRIAGSAGANGVVGQYNGVLIARVNEDVALADFEAAVIQLVSDVEQAYWDLTTSYRLLEATAKGRESALQTFQYQQVRLEVGTGRRDEEAQARSQYYQFEAQVKSALAGENGLYAREQALRYLIGLPATDGALLRPTTDPLNAKVVFDWQSALGQALDRRVEVRRQKYTVKRREMELLASRLNRRPQMDFVGQYRWRGLGDNLIGPGDQGLNDNLVDSITGGNYQEWTAGVEFLAPIGLRAASSAVAHAKLNLQRERAVLAETELRISHDLSDAARSIDLTFELVETNYNRYLADLRQVEVLRRRYRDGTDNINFLLQAQRQVVTSESEFYSSISDYNLAIRDFHQEKGSLLAYNQVNLTEGAWCPGAERDAYELGRFLEPRRHPEKVSAPRPLTSGQFDPTAVQSTMGATSYEATQPAPATSEIAQPVPMAQDGMIEVEVTPSN